The following proteins are encoded in a genomic region of Porphyrobacter sp. CACIAM 03H1:
- a CDS encoding MDR/zinc-dependent alcohol dehydrogenase-like family protein has product MRAAVLTGPGAVSIAEVPLPEPGPGEVRVRLEGCGVCASNLTPWAGPEWMRYPTPPGDLGHEGWGRIEATGPGVDGLAAGDRVAALSYRSYAEADCVPAAMVAKLPPELDDQPFPGEALGCAFNIFRRSDIAPGQRVAIIGIGFLGAVLTRLASEAGAEVIAISRRAESLALARHYGAAHTIVMDDHRRIIDAVTSITGEGLCERVIECVGKQWPLDLAGELVGFGGRLVIAGYHQDGPRQVNVQNWNWKGIDVVNAHERDPQVQLRGLSEAVEAVAEGRLDPAPLYTHRYPLARLGEALDATRDKPQGFVKALIDLA; this is encoded by the coding sequence ATGCGCGCTGCCGTTCTGACAGGCCCGGGTGCGGTTTCGATCGCCGAGGTGCCCCTGCCCGAACCCGGCCCCGGCGAGGTGCGCGTGCGGCTCGAGGGCTGCGGCGTGTGCGCCTCCAACCTCACCCCTTGGGCAGGCCCCGAATGGATGCGCTACCCGACCCCGCCAGGCGATCTCGGCCACGAGGGCTGGGGACGGATCGAGGCGACCGGCCCGGGGGTCGATGGGCTGGCGGCGGGCGACCGGGTCGCGGCGCTCTCCTATCGCTCCTATGCCGAAGCCGATTGCGTTCCAGCGGCGATGGTGGCCAAGCTGCCGCCGGAGCTCGATGACCAGCCCTTCCCCGGCGAGGCGCTGGGCTGCGCCTTCAACATTTTCCGCCGCAGCGACATCGCGCCCGGGCAGAGGGTCGCGATCATCGGCATCGGTTTCCTCGGCGCGGTGCTGACCCGGCTTGCAAGCGAGGCCGGGGCTGAAGTGATCGCCATCTCGCGACGCGCGGAATCGCTCGCGCTCGCCCGCCACTATGGCGCGGCCCACACCATCGTGATGGACGATCACCGGCGGATCATCGACGCAGTGACGTCGATTACCGGCGAAGGACTGTGCGAAAGGGTGATCGAATGCGTCGGCAAGCAATGGCCGCTGGACCTTGCCGGCGAGCTGGTCGGCTTCGGCGGTCGGTTGGTGATCGCGGGCTACCATCAGGACGGCCCCCGGCAGGTGAACGTGCAGAACTGGAACTGGAAGGGCATCGACGTGGTCAATGCCCACGAGCGCGACCCGCAGGTGCAGCTGCGCGGCCTCAGCGAAGCGGTGGAGGCGGTGGCTGAAGGGCGGCTCGATCCCGCGCCGCTTTACACCCACCGCTACCCGCTCGCGCGGCTCGGCGAGGCGCTCGATGCGACGCGCGACAAGCCGCAGGGCTTCGTCAAGGCGCTGATCGACCTCGCATGA
- a CDS encoding inositol-3-phosphate synthase, giving the protein MLSPPSGTINVALVGVGNCASSLVQGIAHYRGGANDTAGLMHRRIGGYQPGDIRICAAWDIDRRKVGRDVAEAIFARPNCTARFCETVEPTGAKVRMGRKLDGIAPHMHDYPEDRTFLPSDAPEADHDAVVAALRDTGADVMMNYLPVGSQAASEFYAGCALEAGVAFVNAIPVFIASDPDWAERFRAAGVPIIGDDIKAQLGATIVHRVLTDLFRKRGVELKRTYQLNTGGNTDFLNMLERKRLAAKKVSKTEAVQSVAAERLTDENIHVGPSDYVAWQNDNKVCFLRMEGEMFGGVPMNLELRLSVEDSPNSAGVAIDMIRCAKLASDRGLAGPVHPAAAWFCKHPPRQMPDDEAWAVLEAFIAAAA; this is encoded by the coding sequence ATGCTGTCCCCCCCGAGCGGCACGATCAACGTCGCCCTTGTCGGCGTCGGCAACTGCGCCAGTTCGCTGGTGCAGGGCATTGCCCATTACCGCGGCGGCGCGAACGACACGGCGGGGCTGATGCACCGCCGGATCGGCGGCTACCAGCCCGGCGACATCCGCATCTGCGCCGCCTGGGACATCGACCGTCGCAAGGTCGGGCGCGACGTGGCCGAGGCGATCTTTGCCCGGCCCAACTGCACCGCGCGCTTCTGCGAGACCGTCGAGCCCACCGGCGCCAAGGTGCGCATGGGCCGCAAGCTCGACGGCATCGCCCCGCACATGCACGACTACCCGGAGGATCGCACCTTTCTGCCTTCCGACGCCCCCGAGGCCGACCACGATGCCGTGGTCGCCGCCCTGCGCGACACCGGCGCGGACGTGATGATGAACTACCTTCCCGTGGGATCGCAGGCCGCGAGCGAATTCTACGCGGGCTGCGCGCTCGAGGCCGGGGTCGCCTTCGTCAACGCCATCCCGGTGTTCATCGCCAGCGATCCCGACTGGGCCGAGCGGTTCCGCGCGGCCGGCGTCCCGATCATCGGCGACGACATCAAGGCCCAACTCGGCGCGACCATCGTCCACCGGGTGCTCACCGACCTGTTCAGGAAGCGCGGGGTGGAACTGAAGCGCACCTACCAGCTCAACACCGGGGGCAATACCGACTTCCTCAACATGCTCGAAAGGAAGCGCCTCGCTGCCAAGAAGGTCTCGAAGACCGAGGCGGTGCAATCGGTCGCGGCGGAGCGGCTGACGGACGAGAACATCCATGTCGGCCCGTCCGACTACGTCGCCTGGCAGAACGACAACAAGGTGTGTTTCCTGAGGATGGAGGGCGAGATGTTCGGGGGCGTGCCGATGAATCTCGAGCTGCGCCTGTCGGTCGAGGATTCGCCCAACTCGGCGGGCGTCGCGATCGACATGATCCGCTGCGCCAAGCTTGCCAGCGACCGGGGTCTCGCGGGCCCGGTCCACCCTGCCGCGGCATGGTTCTGCAAGCACCCGCCCCGCCAGATGCCCGACGACGAGGCCTGGGCCGTGCTTGAAGCCTTCATCGCGGCGGCGGCCTGA
- a CDS encoding beta-xylosidase: MIEAAMIWNEPNNKSHWNPELDPDWAIYADTVIRAGRAIAAVNPEVTRVLGGMSPIDPHWVRKMRDHGALDEVDVVAVHGFPLDWNLWPIHAWPDKIAEIEAVVPDKPVWATEVGVGSFGADEVQVFGLDRTAELLIGRVPNVYWYSLFDLPQAWGAETRHREAEGSSYYRHFHMGLIRADGTPKPALEHYARVADRMGLMQWFHFEDPRLDDAVRIMKDLGVRKLRTGLSWADRFRPGALDWFDRQMEALAPFEVMVTYCFTPEHLGVEAHHTSCARDPQAFADFCAEMTERYAPARPLARSLSA, translated from the coding sequence ATGATCGAGGCGGCGATGATCTGGAACGAGCCCAACAACAAGTCGCACTGGAACCCCGAGCTCGACCCCGACTGGGCGATTTATGCCGACACGGTGATCCGCGCCGGCCGCGCCATCGCGGCGGTCAACCCTGAGGTGACGCGGGTGCTCGGCGGGATGTCGCCGATCGACCCGCACTGGGTCCGGAAAATGCGCGACCACGGCGCTCTCGACGAGGTCGACGTGGTCGCGGTCCACGGCTTCCCGCTCGACTGGAACCTGTGGCCGATCCACGCCTGGCCCGACAAGATCGCCGAGATCGAGGCGGTCGTGCCCGACAAGCCGGTGTGGGCCACCGAGGTCGGCGTCGGCAGCTTCGGCGCGGACGAAGTGCAGGTCTTCGGCCTCGACCGCACCGCCGAGCTGCTGATCGGGCGGGTGCCCAACGTCTACTGGTATTCGCTCTTCGACCTGCCGCAGGCATGGGGCGCGGAGACGCGGCACCGCGAGGCGGAAGGTTCGAGCTACTACCGCCACTTCCACATGGGCCTGATCCGCGCCGACGGGACGCCCAAGCCGGCCCTCGAGCACTATGCCCGCGTCGCGGACCGCATGGGGCTTATGCAGTGGTTCCATTTCGAGGACCCTCGGCTCGACGATGCCGTGCGGATCATGAAGGACCTTGGCGTGCGCAAGCTGCGCACCGGCCTCAGCTGGGCCGACCGCTTCCGTCCCGGCGCGCTCGACTGGTTCGACCGGCAGATGGAGGCACTCGCGCCGTTCGAGGTGATGGTCACCTATTGCTTCACCCCCGAACACCTCGGCGTCGAGGCGCACCACACCTCCTGCGCGCGCGATCCGCAGGCCTTCGCCGACTTCTGCGCCGAGATGACCGAACGCTACGCCCCTGCCCGCCCGCTTGCCCGGTCGCTCAGCGCTTGA